In Paenibacillus sp. J23TS9, a single genomic region encodes these proteins:
- the carB gene encoding carbamoyl-phosphate synthase large subunit, giving the protein MPLNKQLKKILVIGSGPIVIGQAAEFDYAGTQACEALKEEGVEVVLINSNPATIMTDTNMADKVYIEPITLEFVTQIIRQERPDGLLPTLGGQTGLNMAVELAKAGILEQENVKLLGTQLTSIEKAEDRDLFRDLMRELEQPVPESSIVTTLEESLIFAEEVGYPVIVRPAYTLGGTGGGICATEEELRETVSSGIRYSPIGQCLIEKSIAGMKEIEYEVMRDANDNCIVVCNMENFDPVGVHTGDSIVVAPSQTLSDREYQMLRSASLKIIRALNIEGGCNVQLALDPHSYQYYVIEVNPRVSRSSALASKATGYPIAKMAAKIALGYTLDELTNPVTGQTYACFEPTLDYIVSKIPRWPFDKFIHANRKLGTQMKATGEVMAIGRTFEESIHKAIRSLEIGVHRLYLKGTEELSEEVLKERLVKVDDERIFLIAEAFRRGFDLQSIQDLTKIDWWFLDKLHGLIAFEAQIQQKELTYDTLYEAKRLGFTDRAIAEIRAQANADSYATEAEVRDYRLQNDLRPVYKMVDTCAAEFEASTPYYYSTYETENEVTRSNKEKVVVLGSGPIRIGQGIEFDYSTVHAVWAIQKAGYEAVIINNNPETVSTDFSTSDRLYFEPLFFEDVMNVIEQEKPIGVIVQFGGQTAINLAAPLSAAGVSILGTSLESIDEAENRKKFEALLSRLEIAQPKGSTVTSVDEAVGTAQSLGYPVLVRPSYVLGGRAMEIVYSDTELLSYMEEAVNINPDHPVLIDRYMLGKEVEVDAICDGETVIIPGIMEHIERAGVHSGDSIAVYPPQHLEQHLKDKVVSITTRIAKELKTIGLVNIQFVIYKDEVYVIEVNPRSSRTVPFLSKVTTIPMANLATQAILGKKLKDLGYEEGMWPESEYVSVKVPVFSFAKLRRVEPTLGPEMKSTGEVMGRDLQYAKALFKGLIGAGMKIPSTGAIIVTVADKDKDEAVDLMKGFRRLGYKIYATGGTAKALEEAGILVTTVQKLSDGTPNILDLIRNGEAQFVFNTLTKGKTPERDGFRIRREAVENGVVCMTSLDTVKALLIMLDTINFSSQAMPAFSER; this is encoded by the coding sequence AGCGGCCGGACGGACTTCTGCCAACGCTTGGCGGCCAAACAGGACTTAACATGGCTGTAGAGCTGGCAAAGGCAGGCATCCTCGAGCAGGAAAATGTCAAGCTGCTAGGAACGCAGCTGACATCCATCGAAAAAGCTGAAGATCGCGATTTGTTCCGTGATTTAATGCGTGAACTGGAACAGCCGGTACCTGAAAGCAGCATCGTCACTACATTGGAAGAATCACTTATCTTTGCGGAAGAAGTCGGATATCCGGTTATCGTTCGCCCGGCTTACACCCTGGGCGGTACCGGCGGCGGCATCTGCGCTACCGAAGAAGAGCTCCGCGAAACGGTTTCCTCAGGTATCCGTTACAGCCCGATCGGCCAGTGTCTGATCGAGAAGAGCATTGCCGGAATGAAAGAAATTGAATATGAAGTCATGCGCGACGCGAACGATAATTGTATCGTTGTCTGCAACATGGAGAACTTCGATCCTGTCGGCGTGCACACCGGTGACAGCATCGTCGTGGCGCCGAGCCAGACGCTGTCCGACCGCGAGTACCAAATGCTGAGATCGGCATCCTTGAAGATCATCCGTGCCTTGAACATCGAAGGCGGCTGCAACGTGCAGCTAGCGCTCGATCCGCACAGCTACCAATACTATGTCATCGAAGTGAACCCGCGGGTAAGCCGCTCGTCGGCCCTGGCTTCGAAGGCAACCGGTTATCCGATCGCCAAAATGGCTGCCAAAATCGCTTTGGGATACACCCTGGATGAACTGACCAACCCGGTGACGGGGCAAACCTACGCATGCTTTGAGCCGACGCTGGATTACATTGTTAGCAAAATCCCGCGCTGGCCATTCGATAAATTCATTCACGCCAACCGCAAGCTGGGTACGCAAATGAAAGCAACCGGCGAAGTCATGGCCATCGGACGGACCTTTGAGGAATCCATCCATAAAGCGATCCGCTCGCTGGAAATCGGCGTGCACCGCTTGTATTTGAAGGGAACCGAGGAACTGAGCGAAGAGGTGTTGAAAGAGCGTCTAGTCAAGGTGGACGACGAGCGCATCTTCCTGATTGCGGAAGCCTTCCGCCGCGGCTTCGATCTTCAGTCGATCCAGGACCTGACCAAAATCGACTGGTGGTTCCTCGACAAGCTGCATGGTCTCATTGCTTTCGAGGCCCAAATCCAGCAAAAAGAGCTGACATACGATACCCTGTATGAAGCCAAGCGACTTGGTTTTACCGACAGAGCGATTGCCGAAATTCGCGCGCAAGCAAATGCGGACAGCTACGCGACGGAAGCGGAAGTACGTGACTACCGCCTCCAGAACGACCTGCGTCCGGTATACAAAATGGTAGACACCTGCGCAGCCGAGTTCGAGGCTTCCACGCCTTACTACTACTCAACCTATGAAACAGAGAATGAGGTTACAAGATCCAATAAGGAAAAAGTGGTTGTGCTGGGCTCCGGACCGATCCGGATCGGCCAAGGAATTGAGTTCGACTACTCGACGGTGCATGCCGTATGGGCGATTCAAAAAGCAGGCTATGAGGCAGTTATTATCAACAACAATCCTGAAACGGTATCAACCGACTTTAGCACATCCGATCGTCTGTACTTTGAACCGCTGTTCTTTGAGGATGTAATGAATGTCATTGAGCAGGAGAAGCCAATCGGTGTTATCGTACAGTTTGGTGGACAGACAGCGATCAATCTGGCGGCACCACTGAGTGCAGCAGGTGTATCGATTCTGGGAACCAGCCTTGAAAGCATCGACGAAGCAGAGAACCGCAAGAAATTCGAAGCGCTGCTGTCCCGTCTCGAGATTGCACAGCCTAAAGGCAGCACGGTCACATCGGTGGATGAAGCAGTGGGTACTGCACAATCGCTTGGATATCCGGTTCTCGTAAGACCATCTTATGTACTCGGCGGACGGGCCATGGAAATCGTATACTCCGACACGGAGCTGCTTAGCTACATGGAAGAAGCCGTAAATATCAATCCGGATCACCCGGTGCTGATCGACCGCTATATGCTCGGCAAGGAAGTTGAAGTCGACGCCATCTGCGATGGAGAAACGGTCATCATTCCGGGAATCATGGAGCATATTGAACGCGCAGGCGTGCACTCCGGCGACTCGATCGCAGTATATCCGCCGCAGCATCTGGAGCAGCACCTGAAAGATAAAGTTGTGAGCATCACGACCCGCATTGCCAAAGAACTGAAAACGATCGGTCTGGTAAACATCCAGTTCGTCATTTATAAAGATGAAGTATACGTCATTGAAGTCAACCCGCGCTCGTCCCGGACGGTTCCGTTCCTGAGCAAAGTGACGACCATACCGATGGCTAATCTGGCAACACAGGCGATACTCGGCAAAAAGCTGAAGGATCTGGGCTACGAGGAAGGCATGTGGCCGGAAAGCGAGTATGTATCGGTTAAAGTACCGGTATTCTCCTTCGCGAAGCTGCGCAGAGTGGAGCCTACACTGGGACCTGAGATGAAATCGACGGGTGAAGTTATGGGCCGTGATCTGCAGTATGCAAAAGCATTGTTCAAAGGATTGATCGGAGCAGGTATGAAGATTCCTTCCACCGGCGCGATCATCGTGACTGTGGCCGACAAGGATAAAGATGAAGCGGTGGATCTAATGAAAGGCTTCAGACGCCTCGGATACAAAATCTATGCTACAGGCGGTACAGCGAAGGCGCTCGAAGAGGCTGGAATCCTTGTTACGACGGTACAAAAGCTTAGCGACGGTACACCAAACATACTTGATCTGATCCGCAACGGAGAAGCACAATTTGTCTTCAACACACTGACTAAAGGCAAAACACCAGAGCGTGACGGATTCCGGATCCGCCGTGAAGCGGTCGAGAACGGGGTGGTATGTATGACTTCCCTGGATACGGTCAAAGCACTGCTTATCATGCTGGATACGATTAACTTCTCATCCCAAGCAATGCCGGCTTTTTCCGAGCGCTAG
- the pyrF gene encoding orotidine-5'-phosphate decarboxylase — translation MNEQYKEMAGRLIVALDYPDAAQATALLQELEGIPCYMKVGMQLYYAAGPDFVRELKTRGYKVFLDLKMHDIPNTVKGGAESITRLGVDMFNVHAAGGKDMMNAALDGVAKAIQSDRTLQKPLVIAVTQLTSTGQDVLNQEIGIPGTVKDAVIRYAELTKAAGLDGVVASAMESSDIASVCGADFVTVTPGIRPAGSDQGDQKRVLTPGEAIRNGSSYIVVGRPITAAEKPRAAAEQIIKEMMEA, via the coding sequence ATGAATGAACAATACAAGGAAATGGCGGGCCGCTTGATTGTGGCCCTCGATTATCCGGATGCGGCTCAAGCTACAGCTCTGCTTCAGGAGCTTGAAGGCATTCCATGTTATATGAAAGTGGGCATGCAGCTGTATTATGCTGCAGGCCCGGATTTTGTACGGGAATTGAAAACCCGTGGCTATAAAGTATTCCTGGATTTAAAAATGCACGACATACCCAATACGGTCAAGGGTGGAGCGGAAAGCATCACCCGTCTTGGTGTGGATATGTTTAATGTTCATGCAGCAGGTGGCAAGGACATGATGAACGCTGCTTTGGATGGGGTAGCGAAGGCGATTCAATCGGATCGTACCCTGCAAAAACCGCTTGTCATCGCTGTAACCCAATTAACCAGTACAGGACAGGATGTGCTTAATCAGGAGATTGGCATCCCAGGAACCGTGAAGGATGCAGTCATACGTTATGCGGAACTGACAAAAGCCGCAGGTTTGGACGGTGTGGTGGCTTCTGCAATGGAATCCAGCGACATCGCCAGCGTCTGCGGTGCGGATTTTGTTACCGTGACACCGGGTATCCGGCCGGCAGGAAGCGACCAGGGCGATCAGAAGCGTGTTCTAACGCCTGGAGAAGCCATCCGTAACGGCAGCAGCTACATTGTTGTTGGAAGGCCAATTACGGCCGCTGAGAAGCCGAGAGCCGCTGCAGAACAAATCATTAAGGAGATGATGGAAGCATGA
- the pyrE gene encoding orotate phosphoribosyltransferase, which yields MTKLAEIPGQIAAYLLQIEAVALRPKQPFTWTSGIKSPIYCDNRLTMSYPEIREYIAESFAAVIREQYPDTEVIAGTATAGIPHAAWVAQKLNLPMAYIRDKAKGHGKENQIEGIIKPGQKVIVIEDLISTGGSSIKAALAVKDVGAEPQAVLAIFSYQLDKAIQAFNEAGIPLQSLSNYTALMDVALEQGTIEKDDVQTLKAWREDPSSYGV from the coding sequence ATGACGAAACTAGCAGAAATCCCTGGGCAAATCGCAGCATATTTGCTGCAGATCGAAGCGGTGGCGCTGCGTCCGAAGCAGCCTTTTACATGGACATCCGGAATAAAATCCCCGATCTATTGTGATAACCGGCTTACGATGTCTTATCCGGAAATCCGGGAATATATCGCAGAATCGTTTGCTGCGGTCATCCGTGAGCAGTATCCTGATACCGAAGTGATTGCCGGAACGGCAACTGCAGGTATCCCCCATGCCGCATGGGTAGCGCAGAAGCTGAACCTGCCGATGGCGTACATTCGCGACAAAGCGAAAGGCCATGGCAAAGAAAATCAGATCGAGGGCATCATTAAACCGGGACAAAAAGTGATCGTTATCGAAGATTTAATCTCAACGGGTGGCAGCTCGATCAAAGCCGCTCTTGCGGTCAAAGACGTGGGAGCCGAGCCGCAGGCTGTACTCGCGATTTTCAGTTATCAGCTGGACAAGGCTATACAAGCTTTCAATGAAGCGGGAATCCCGCTCCAGAGCTTGTCTAACTACACAGCACTGATGGATGTGGCTTTGGAACAGGGCACTATCGAAAAAGATGATGTACAGACGCTCAAAGCGTGGAGAGAAGATCCTTCTTCATACGGCGTATAA
- a CDS encoding YitT family protein, with product MAKTHRKLSPVELLKKFIFITAGAILMAVALEVFLVPNDIIDGGITGISIVLSKITALPLGIFLFVINLPFLFLGYKQIGKTFAFSTLYGIIVMSVTTQLLHHVSPFTNEKILAVLFGGLILGLGVGLVIRFGGSLDGTEIVAILLSKKTRMPVGQIIMVMNVFIFIIAGFVFGWDSAMYSIFTYYMASKVMDIVVEGLNESKSVTIISGEYEEISQTIQDRLGRSTTFIYARGGYSGEDTQMIFCVVTRLELAKLKSVVHEIDPKAFIAIEHVSDVLGGNFEKSAIH from the coding sequence GAATTACTGAAGAAGTTTATTTTTATTACGGCCGGGGCGATATTAATGGCAGTTGCGCTCGAGGTTTTTCTCGTACCGAATGACATCATTGATGGAGGCATCACGGGTATATCTATTGTATTATCCAAAATCACCGCACTCCCTCTCGGGATCTTCCTCTTTGTCATCAACCTCCCCTTTCTATTCTTGGGCTACAAGCAAATCGGTAAAACCTTTGCATTTTCCACATTGTACGGAATCATTGTCATGTCAGTCACGACACAGCTCCTGCATCATGTCAGTCCCTTTACCAATGAAAAAATACTTGCCGTATTGTTCGGCGGTCTGATTCTGGGTCTTGGCGTCGGCCTGGTGATACGTTTTGGCGGCTCGCTGGACGGAACTGAAATTGTCGCGATTTTGCTCTCCAAAAAAACCCGTATGCCGGTAGGCCAGATCATTATGGTCATGAACGTATTCATTTTTATCATCGCAGGGTTTGTGTTTGGATGGGATTCTGCAATGTACTCGATCTTCACATACTACATGGCCTCGAAGGTTATGGATATCGTCGTAGAGGGTCTCAATGAGTCCAAATCCGTCACGATCATTTCCGGCGAGTATGAAGAGATCTCTCAAACGATCCAGGACCGCCTCGGACGCAGCACGACCTTCATTTACGCACGGGGTGGCTATTCCGGAGAAGATACACAGATGATCTTTTGCGTCGTTACAAGGCTTGAACTGGCCAAGCTGAAGTCCGTCGTGCATGAAATTGATCCGAAAGCCTTTATTGCGATTGAGCATGTGTCAGACGTACTTGGCGGTAATTTCGAGAAAAGCGCGATTCACTAA